A single window of Neurospora crassa OR74A linkage group VII, whole genome shotgun sequence DNA harbors:
- a CDS encoding fatty acid oxygenase, with amino-acid sequence MSSHQNGTNGHSASTSDNGKESKSRNVIGPDPKAERTASMAKPRPTSMKLPFTGASRQGVENAFERHRQTIQSAVQPLPTQQGAGTFSENKKWGKLSSDLMTLRWADIKTLKHMVVAKIKGERLADDKTMIMEKVIQLVSNLPSNSKLRVELTNGFLGELWYTLEHPPSIYVGEYYQYRKADGSCNNIMFPQLGAAGTTYARSVRPNVIRQGALPDPELIFDSVMKRTEYKSHPNNVSSILWYWASIIIHDLFWTDYRDMSKSKTSSYLDLSPLYGSNQDMQDTIRTFKDGKLKVDCYADKRLLGMPPGVSVLLIFFNRFHNYTCDNLIAINEDGRFNKPSPKLEGEKAEAAWKKYDNDLFQTARLITSGLYINITLLDYVRNIVNLNRVDTTWTLDPRADTGIDVGTKDGAERGTGNVVSAEFNLCYRWHSCISAKDEAWIEDFYYELFGKPGSDLSFHELIMGFGKFEGGIPADPADRPIRKDKGHFSRDANGKISDDELAECIADAIEDPAGSFGAKNVPPSMRAVEILGIIQGRKWNLAGLNEFRKHFGLKPYETFEDINSDPGVSEALRRLYDHPDFVELYPGIVAEEHKSPMVPGVGIAPTYTISRVVLSDAVCLVRGDRHYTIDYNPRNLTNWGYNEVQYDLNLKHGCVFYKLFMRALPNHFKENSVYAHYPMVTPAENKKILTDLKRDHLFDWARPTRQPKPHQVKTHAGAQHVLDNDKEGTSGAYMSSWHAGLESLLGKPLSNNNPDAHDSQRRDIHEQLYSAEWADQVKAFFAQTTDALLAGESYNVGGHLLVDLVRDVGNIVPTLFAAKVFGISLQTKNNTNGLYTPQELYAVLAVIFAAIFYDHDPVKTHQLRDAARTVATQLGTALESAVKSQTSFFGSLLGGGGSGSNNNALTAYGNDLVKRLSKAGLSASDVAFGQVLPIVASSVPSIAEAFASAADFYLGEKGQAHLGAIQELARQPASASADAQLLGYVLEGIRLSGNALGAFRQASAVDAIKEEDGSEVRVQPGDRVFVSVKSAAQSPTTFPSPEEVNPSRPLEAYKIFFFGTHSYLGHEVSQIALREMFRSLFKRSNVRRAPGPQGQLKKITRELNEELSQTFYLREDWGAVTPFPVTMKVTWDE; translated from the exons GCAG ACATCAAGACCCTGAAGCACATGGTAGTGGCCAAGATCAAGGGCGAGAGGCTCGCAGATGACAAGACCATGATCATGGAAAAGGTCATCCAGCTGGTCTCTAACCTCCCCAGCAACTCCAAGCTACGAGTCGAGTTGACCAACGGCTTCTTGGGTGAGCTGTGGTACACACTCGAGCATCCTCCCTCGATATACGTGGGCGAGTATTACCAGTACAGAAAGGCCGATGGTTCTTGCAAC AACATCATGTTCCCCCAGCTCGGTGCTGCCGGCACCACGTATGCGCGGTCTGTGAGGCCCAACGTCATCAGGCAGGGCGCTCTTCCCGACCCGGAACTCATCTTCGACTCGGTCATGAAGCGCACCGAGTACAAGTCGCACCCCAACAACGTGTCCAGCATCCTGTGGTACTGggccagcatcatcatccacgaTCTGTTCTGGACCGACTACCGTGACATGAGCAAGTCCAAGACGTCTTCCTACCTCGACCTGTCGCCGCTGTACGGCAGCAACCAGGACATGCAGGACACGATCCGTACCTTCAAGGACGGTAAGCTCAAGGTGGACTGCTACGCCGACAAGCGCCTGCTGGGCATGCCTCCCGGCGTCAGCGTGCtgctcatcttcttcaaccgGTTCCACAACTACACGTGCGACAACCTGATTGCCATCAACGAGGACGGCCGGTTCAACAAGCCGTCGCCCAAGCTCGAGGGCGAGAAGGCTGAGGCGGCGTGGAAGAAGTACGACAACGACTTGTTCCAGACGGCCAGACTCATCACTTCGGGTCTgtacatcaacatcaccctGCTCGACTACGTGCGCAACATTGTCAACCTCAACCGGGTCGACACCACGTGGACGCTCGACCCCCGTGCCGACACGGGCATTGACGTGGGCACCAAGGACGGTGCGGAGCGCGGTACCGGCAACGTGGTCTCGGCCGAGTTCAACCTTTGCTACCGGTGGCACTCGTGCATCTCGGCCAAGGACGAGGCCTGGATCGAGGATTTCTACTACGAGCTCTTTGGCAAGCCCGGCAGCGACCTCAGCTTCCACGAGCTGATCATGGGCTTCGGCAAGTTTGAGGGCGGGATTCCTGCGGATCCGGCCGACCGGCCCATTCGCAAGGACAAGGGCCACTTCAGCCGCGACGCCAACGGCAAGATCAGCGACGACGAGCTGGCCGAGTGCATCGCCGACGCCATTGAGGATCCCGCCGGTTCCTTTGGCGCCAAGAACGTGCCTCCTTCCATGCGGGCCGTCGAGATCCTCGGTATCATCCAGGGCCGCAAATGGAACCTGGCCGGCCTGAACGAGTTCCGCAAGCACTTTGGCCTCAAGCCGTACGAGACCTTTGAGGACATCAACTCGGACCCGGGTGTGTCCGAGGCTCTTCGTAGGCTGTACGACCACCCGGACTTTGTCGAGCTGTACCCTGGTATCGTCGCTGAAGAGCACAAGTCGCCCATGGTTCCCGGCGTGGGCATCGCGCCGACCTACACCATCTCGCGCGTGGTGCTGTCGGACGCCGTCTGTCTCGTCCGTGGCGACCGCCACTACACCATCGACTACAACCCGCGCAACCTGACCAACTGGGGCTACAACGAGGTGCAGTACGACCTGAACCTCAAACACGGCTGCGTCTTCTACAAGCTCTTCATGCGCGCCCTGCCCAACCACTTCAAGGAAAACTCGGTGTATGCGCACTACCCGATGGTAACCCCCGCAGAGAACAAGAAGATCCTCACGGACCTCAAGCGCGACCACCTCTTTGACTGGGCCCGGCCCACCCGCCAACCCAAGCCGCACCAGGTGAAGACGCACGCGGGCGCCCAGCACGTGctcgacaacgacaaggaGGGCACGAGCGGCGCGTACATGTCCTCATGGCACGCCGGTCTCGAGTCCCTCCTCGGCAAACccctcagcaacaacaaccccgaCGCCCACGACAGCCAACGCCGCGACATCCACGAGCAGCTGTACAGCGCCGAGTGGGCCGACCAAGTCAAGGCCTTTTTCGCGCAGACCACTGACGCCCTCCTGGCCGGGGAGAGCTACAACGTCGGCGGCCACCTGCTCGTCGACCTCGTCCGCGACGTTGGCAACATTGTGCCTACCCTGTTCGCCGCCAAGGTGTTTGGCATTTCCCTGCAGACCAAGAACAACACCAATGGGCTGTACACTCCGCAGGAACTGTATGCCGTGCTAGCTGTCATTTTCGCCGCCATCTTCTACGACCACGACCCCGTCAAGACGCATCAGCTGCGTGACGCGGCCCGCACGGTGGCGACGCAGCTCGGTACCGCTTTGGAGAGCGCCGTCAAGAGCCAGACTTCCTTCTTTGGGTcgcttcttggtggtggtggtagcggTAGCAACAATAACGCGCTGACTGCGTATGGCAACGACCTCGTCAAGCGGTTGTCCAAGGCTGGGCTGAGCGCGTCGGATGTTGCGTTTGGTCAGGTGTTGCCGATCGTGGCGTCGAGCGTGCCGAGTATTGCCGAGGCGTTCGCGAGCGCGGCGGACTTTTATCTCGGTGAGAAGGGACAGGCGCACTTGGGTGCCATTCAGGAGCTGGCGAGGCAGCCGGCGAGTGCGAGCGCGGATGCGCAGTTGCTTGGGTACGTGTTGGAGGGCATTCGGTTGTCGGGCAACGCTTTGGGGGCGTTCAGGCAGGCGAGTGCGGTGGATgccatcaaggaggaggatggcagCGAGGTGAGGGTGCAGCCTGGTGATAGGGTGTTTGTTAGCGTG AAATCCGCGGCCCAGTCACCAACCACCTTCCCCAGCCCCGAGGAAGTCAACCCGTCCCGCCCGCTGGAGGCCTACaaaatcttcttcttcggcacGCACTCGTACCTTGGTCACGAGGTCAGCCAGATTGCGCTTAGGGAAATGTTCCGCAGCTTGTTCAAGCGGAGCAACGTCCGTCGGGCGCCCGGCCCCCAGGGCCAGCTGAAGAAGATCACGAGGGAGTTGAATGAGGAGCTGAGCCAGACGTTCTACCTCCGCGAGGACTGGGGTGCTGTGACGCCGTTCCCCGTGACCATGAAGGTTACTTGGGATGAGTAG